From the genome of Nodularia sp. LEGE 06071, one region includes:
- a CDS encoding AAA family ATPase gives MNYPLLHFLISKNYKNLSLDKVVELNKLNIFIGANNSGKSNFISCLKFLKSSLTTIPDESRGVSSFEDAISQIGGDRILDISVDSPARVRLAYCFEFPQNTQIDTDSKNCRILDIKIFVNKPNLKVSIGEEYLYNGVNLHDSNSSTPFYYYKFHDREVGKGAVSVYDEPAQSSTTHFEGLEDIPSNSLGLATIPRLLEYSQYPPENTPVYKVRRELIELISHWQFYNANNMDLNKIRISEPKIGGNDIYLSASGENLPLVLDNLIQLDIDFEESINRALKAILPKSRRLRPIRSGRLSLNLEWYFEDIYEPFYLDELSDGTVRMLCWATILHSPILPSLLVIDEPELGLHVSWMPILAEWIKKAARKTQVIITTHSPDLLDHFTDCLENVFCFYSEDKMHFSIKKLFPEMLSEKLAEGWELGDLYRVGDPSIGGWPW, from the coding sequence ATGAATTACCCCCTGCTTCATTTTCTGATTAGTAAGAATTATAAAAATTTGTCTTTAGATAAGGTAGTCGAATTAAATAAACTCAATATCTTTATAGGTGCAAACAATTCAGGTAAAAGCAACTTTATTAGCTGTTTGAAGTTCTTAAAATCTAGCCTAACTACAATTCCTGATGAAAGTCGGGGTGTCAGTAGTTTTGAAGATGCTATATCTCAAATTGGCGGTGACAGAATTTTAGATATTAGTGTAGATAGTCCTGCGAGAGTAAGACTTGCATATTGTTTTGAATTTCCTCAAAATACCCAAATTGATACAGATTCTAAAAATTGCAGAATCCTTGATATAAAAATTTTTGTGAATAAACCTAATCTGAAAGTTTCTATAGGAGAAGAGTATTTATATAATGGAGTCAATTTACATGATTCCAATTCATCGACACCTTTTTATTATTATAAATTTCATGATAGAGAAGTTGGCAAAGGCGCTGTGTCAGTTTATGATGAACCGGCTCAAAGCTCAACAACTCATTTTGAAGGTTTAGAAGATATACCAAGCAATTCTTTAGGACTTGCTACCATCCCTAGGCTACTTGAATATAGTCAATATCCTCCTGAAAATACACCTGTTTATAAAGTCAGAAGAGAATTAATTGAATTAATTTCGCACTGGCAATTTTATAATGCCAATAATATGGATTTAAATAAAATTAGAATCTCAGAGCCAAAAATTGGAGGAAATGATATTTATTTATCCGCATCTGGAGAAAATCTACCTCTAGTATTGGATAATTTAATTCAACTAGATATCGACTTTGAGGAAAGTATTAACCGAGCATTAAAGGCTATATTACCAAAAAGCCGTCGTCTTCGACCTATACGTTCTGGTAGATTATCTCTAAATTTAGAATGGTATTTTGAAGATATATACGAACCCTTCTATTTGGATGAATTATCAGATGGAACTGTAAGAATGTTGTGTTGGGCGACTATTTTGCATTCTCCAATTTTACCGTCATTGCTAGTAATTGATGAACCAGAATTAGGGTTACACGTATCATGGATGCCAATTTTAGCAGAATGGATTAAAAAAGCTGCAAGAAAGACGCAAGTAATTATTACCACACACAGTCCTGACCTTTTAGACCATTTCACAGATTGTTTAGAAAATGTCTTTTGTTTTTATTCCGAAGATAAAATGCATTTTTCCATAAAAAAGCTTTTTCCTGAAATGCTGAGTGAAAAACTAGCAGAAGGATGGGAATTAGGTGATTTATACCGTGTTGGTGATCCCAGTATTGGAGGATGGCCGTGGTAG
- a CDS encoding REP-associated tyrosine transposase encodes MPRRAIPLYTGNFYHVYNRGNNRQNIFFERENYIYFLRLVREHLISKAVDIVAYCLMPNHYHFLVYLRDETLSDAMKSLSLAYTKAINKRFNRSGVLFQGRFQSIHISQTEYLINLSRYIHLNPVKAGLVQQPQEWEFSSYSEYARLRAGTLPKTEYIKMQIEGESAYQQFLADTNLQISSDLQPLLLDD; translated from the coding sequence ATGCCGCGACGAGCAATTCCCTTGTACACTGGAAACTTTTATCACGTCTACAATCGAGGGAATAACCGGCAAAATATTTTCTTTGAGCGTGAGAATTATATTTATTTTTTGAGGTTAGTCAGAGAACATCTCATCAGTAAAGCAGTAGATATCGTTGCTTACTGTTTAATGCCCAATCATTATCATTTTTTAGTATATCTCAGAGATGAAACCCTCTCTGATGCCATGAAATCTCTCTCCCTCGCCTATACAAAGGCAATTAATAAACGTTTTAATCGTTCTGGAGTCTTGTTTCAGGGAAGGTTTCAAAGTATCCACATTTCACAGACTGAGTATTTGATCAATCTCTCTCGTTATATTCATCTCAATCCAGTCAAAGCAGGACTCGTACAGCAACCGCAAGAATGGGAGTTTTCCAGTTATTCAGAATATGCAAGATTGCGCGCCGGAACACTACCCAAAACAGAATATATCAAGATGCAGATTGAGGGAGAATCAGCCTATCAGCAATTTTTAGCAGATACTAATTTACAAATTAGCAGCGATTTACAGCCACTACTGCTAGATGATTAG
- the ald gene encoding alanine dehydrogenase, whose amino-acid sequence MEIGVPRESKDQEFRVGLSPSSVRVLRENGHAIFVQTQAGSGAGFTDDDYQEAGAEIVSTPEAAWNRELVVKVKEPLTSEYNFLQKEQILFTYLHLAADRKLTEHLIDCGTCAIAYETVEQPGANKLPLLSPMSIIAGRLAVQFGARFLERQQGGRGVLLGGVPGVKAGKVVILGGGVVGTEAAKIAVGMGAAVQILDVSVERLSYLETLFGSRVELIYSNSVHIEAAIKEADLLIGAVLVPGRRAPILVSRELVKQMHPGSVIVDVAVDQGGCVETLHVTSHTNPVYVEEGVVHYGVPNMPGAVPWTATQALNNSTLPYVVQLANLGIKALEVNPALAKGLNVQNHRLVHPAVQEVFPDLVS is encoded by the coding sequence ATGGAAATCGGCGTTCCTAGAGAGTCTAAGGATCAGGAGTTTCGGGTAGGGTTGAGTCCTTCTAGTGTGCGGGTGCTGCGGGAAAATGGTCATGCCATTTTTGTTCAGACTCAAGCAGGTAGTGGTGCGGGATTTACAGACGATGACTATCAAGAAGCTGGGGCTGAGATTGTCTCCACACCTGAAGCAGCTTGGAATCGGGAATTAGTTGTCAAAGTCAAAGAGCCTCTAACTAGTGAGTATAACTTTTTACAAAAAGAGCAGATTTTATTTACTTATCTGCATTTAGCGGCTGATCGCAAATTGACCGAGCATTTAATTGATTGTGGCACTTGTGCGATCGCCTACGAAACCGTAGAACAACCCGGTGCTAACAAACTACCATTGCTGAGTCCCATGAGCATTATTGCAGGGAGACTAGCAGTACAATTTGGAGCCAGATTTCTAGAACGCCAGCAAGGTGGTAGAGGAGTTCTCTTAGGCGGTGTACCCGGAGTCAAAGCCGGAAAAGTCGTAATTTTAGGTGGCGGTGTTGTGGGTACAGAAGCCGCTAAAATTGCCGTAGGCATGGGTGCTGCTGTGCAAATCTTAGATGTAAGCGTCGAGCGCTTATCTTACTTAGAAACCCTATTTGGTTCCAGAGTCGAATTAATATACAGCAACTCTGTTCATATCGAAGCCGCTATTAAAGAAGCCGACTTACTGATTGGTGCTGTGTTAGTCCCAGGACGTAGAGCGCCCATACTAGTATCTCGCGAATTGGTCAAACAAATGCATCCCGGTTCAGTCATCGTAGATGTTGCAGTTGATCAGGGCGGTTGCGTGGAAACTCTACACGTAACATCACATACTAATCCTGTATATGTTGAAGAAGGTGTAGTGCATTATGGTGTTCCCAATATGCCAGGTGCAGTACCTTGGACAGCAACACAAGCACTGAATAACAGTACATTACCTTATGTTGTGCAGTTAGCAAATTTAGGCATCAAGGCATTGGAAGTTAACCCAGCGTTAGCCAAAGGCTTGAATGTCCAAAATCATCGCTTAGTACATCCGGCTGTGCAAGAAGTTTTCCCGGATTTAGTAAGTTAA
- a CDS encoding WD40 repeat domain-containing protein has product MRSEGKSGDDSGRQPYIIMAFMAAIALPITVWQGLNIRAAHAVVEFAPNAQIKSAVTGPQLLYTLSAHSGNVKSLAFSPNSQLLASGGAENDGIIQLWNPSSGERVGRIKKAHKTGVKSLVISPDGQTLISCSSDNTINLWNLRNNSFSRSFVGHGSNVMSLAVSADSRVLVSGALDGIRMWDLLQQRPLATLVRFDNSIHTVAISPDGQTVASGDNKGVIKLWNLKTGELIREFTGHSQIVTTLSFTPDGSNFVTASRDRTIKVWSLNSNTPVRTLTGHNSWVNAIAINPDGRTLASAGRDGVKLWNLNTGEVVNTLMGHSDWVSAIAFSPDGQTLASGSFDGRVNIWGIAP; this is encoded by the coding sequence GTGAGGAGTGAGGGAAAAAGTGGTGATGATTCCGGACGGCAACCGTACATTATTATGGCATTTATGGCAGCGATCGCTCTGCCGATAACTGTCTGGCAAGGGTTAAACATTCGTGCTGCTCATGCTGTTGTGGAATTTGCACCAAACGCTCAAATCAAAAGTGCGGTTACTGGTCCCCAACTGCTGTACACCCTCTCTGCACATAGCGGAAACGTTAAATCTCTAGCCTTTAGTCCCAATAGCCAACTTCTGGCCAGTGGTGGTGCAGAAAATGATGGGATCATCCAATTGTGGAATCCCAGCAGTGGTGAAAGAGTGGGGCGGATTAAAAAAGCCCACAAAACTGGGGTGAAGTCTTTGGTAATTTCACCAGATGGTCAAACTTTAATTAGCTGTAGCAGCGATAATACTATTAATCTTTGGAATCTGAGAAATAATAGCTTTAGTCGTTCTTTTGTGGGACATGGCAGTAATGTGATGTCTTTAGCTGTATCGGCAGATAGTCGAGTTCTCGTCAGTGGTGCTTTAGACGGGATTCGGATGTGGGATTTGTTACAGCAGCGTCCATTGGCTACCTTAGTCCGTTTTGATAATTCTATACATACAGTGGCAATCAGTCCTGATGGTCAAACTGTAGCTAGTGGTGATAACAAGGGTGTAATTAAGCTGTGGAACTTGAAAACTGGGGAATTAATCCGTGAATTTACTGGGCATTCTCAGATAGTTACTACTCTATCTTTCACGCCAGATGGGTCAAATTTCGTGACTGCTAGCCGCGATCGCACAATTAAAGTTTGGAGTCTAAATTCTAACACGCCAGTTCGCACCCTCACAGGACACAATAGTTGGGTGAATGCGATCGCCATTAATCCCGATGGACGAACTTTAGCCAGTGCCGGCAGAGACGGCGTGAAATTGTGGAATTTAAATACTGGAGAGGTAGTAAATACACTGATGGGACATTCAGACTGGGTAAGTGCGATCGCCTTCAGTCCTGATGGTCAAACCCTAGCCAGTGGTAGCTTCGATGGCAGAGTTAATATTTGGGGAATCGCACCTTGA
- a CDS encoding chlorophyll a/b-binding protein, with the protein MTQSQPTITPKLEDPKFGFNEYAERLNGRAAMVGFLLTVVIEYFTNQGVLSWLGLK; encoded by the coding sequence ATGACACAATCACAACCAACAATTACGCCCAAATTAGAAGATCCCAAATTTGGCTTTAATGAATACGCAGAACGCTTAAACGGTAGAGCTGCAATGGTTGGCTTTTTATTGACTGTGGTTATTGAGTACTTCACTAATCAAGGTGTGCTATCATGGCTAGGCCTGAAATAG
- a CDS encoding DUF4276 family protein yields MAVVVWVFAGGGESEVRGLIPFLEKNFPGCQFERKTPVRNKPGGKSNKEHSYGKTGQSLIEQIKIELPIALKYQPNKCNLILVFDDLDCRNPIEQEEKILAAILSISESINIKTFVGFASPELEAWIIADWSNSVAKHPDFKGRHQRMCQWLSTEKSIPFDTPESFSEYDSERDCCLEKLSQALVDSSVLDEFDSRSTRFSKGLHTPALLGYIDPDVVQRKCPLFREMYNYLNDFCRTS; encoded by the coding sequence ATGGCCGTGGTAGTATGGGTGTTTGCAGGTGGTGGTGAATCTGAAGTTAGAGGACTGATTCCTTTTTTAGAAAAAAATTTTCCTGGATGTCAATTTGAAAGAAAAACCCCAGTTCGTAATAAACCTGGTGGTAAATCTAATAAGGAACATAGTTATGGAAAAACAGGTCAAAGTTTAATTGAACAAATTAAGATCGAGTTACCTATTGCTTTAAAATATCAACCAAATAAGTGTAATTTAATTTTAGTTTTTGATGATTTAGATTGTCGCAATCCGATTGAGCAAGAAGAAAAAATTTTAGCTGCTATATTATCAATATCAGAATCTATTAATATCAAAACATTTGTGGGATTTGCATCTCCTGAATTAGAAGCTTGGATTATCGCAGATTGGTCTAATTCAGTAGCTAAACATCCTGATTTTAAAGGCAGACACCAGCGTATGTGTCAGTGGTTGAGTACAGAAAAAAGTATTCCTTTTGATACCCCAGAGTCATTTAGTGAGTACGATAGTGAAAGAGATTGTTGTCTAGAAAAATTATCACAGGCGCTAGTAGATTCTAGTGTCCTAGATGAATTTGATAGCAGATCAACCCGCTTTTCTAAAGGGTTACATACACCTGCGCTATTAGGTTATATAGATCCAGATGTAGTTCAAAGAAAATGCCCATTATTTCGGGAAATGTATAACTATCTCAATGATTTTTGTCGTACTTCATGA
- a CDS encoding cytochrome ubiquinol oxidase subunit I gives MEFLSDSVVLSRMQFALTALFHMLWPVLTTGMGIYLVIVEGIWLKTRNPDYYLHARFWSKFYVLNFGIGVATGIPMEFQFGTNWAPFSEAVGNFFGSVIGFEASWAFMLEAAFLGIMLFGWERVNPAIHYLSTILVAVGANLSTLWILTANSWMQTPSGGEMVNGKFVVSDYFQAILNPSMVNSVMHMFFATLETSLFVIGGISAWYILQQRHQAFFARSLKIALAAAIAVAPLQIYIGHLSGEQVYHYQPTKLAAMEAQWESSPAGQPADWSLLAIPNNQAQKNDWEITVPNALGYILEFRKNLSEPLRGLKEWKPQDRPHMVGLIYYAFRTMIAIGFFFAGLMLLSTLQWLRGKLSPENISQQRWLMRAWIFAAPLGYIAVDSGWIVRCVGRQPWTLYGQIRTVDAASHIPASNVLVSLTSFATVYSLLFIAALYFGSRIIRRGPNLDLPIPGLEITKPAVETTPGDFIPDERPAEAQQ, from the coding sequence GTGGAATTTTTATCCGATTCTGTGGTGCTATCACGGATGCAATTTGCGCTGACGGCACTATTCCATATGCTGTGGCCTGTGCTGACTACCGGAATGGGGATTTATTTGGTAATCGTTGAAGGCATATGGCTAAAAACTCGTAATCCTGATTACTACCTTCATGCTCGTTTTTGGTCAAAGTTTTATGTCCTCAACTTTGGCATTGGTGTCGCAACTGGTATCCCAATGGAATTTCAGTTTGGCACCAATTGGGCCCCTTTCTCGGAAGCGGTAGGTAACTTTTTTGGCAGTGTTATTGGTTTTGAGGCTTCTTGGGCATTTATGCTGGAAGCGGCATTTTTAGGTATTATGTTATTCGGCTGGGAACGAGTTAATCCTGCCATTCACTATCTCTCAACTATCTTGGTGGCTGTTGGCGCTAACTTATCCACACTCTGGATTTTGACAGCAAATTCCTGGATGCAAACTCCATCGGGTGGAGAAATGGTTAATGGTAAATTTGTTGTTAGTGATTACTTTCAAGCAATTTTAAATCCCTCTATGGTTAACAGTGTGATGCATATGTTCTTTGCCACACTGGAAACTTCTTTATTTGTGATTGGTGGAATTAGTGCTTGGTATATTTTGCAGCAACGCCATCAAGCTTTTTTTGCTCGGTCTTTAAAGATTGCTTTAGCAGCTGCGATCGCAGTTGCTCCATTACAAATATACATCGGTCACTTAAGCGGCGAACAAGTTTATCACTATCAACCCACCAAACTCGCAGCAATGGAAGCCCAATGGGAATCTTCCCCCGCTGGACAACCTGCTGATTGGAGTTTACTAGCCATACCCAATAACCAGGCGCAAAAAAACGACTGGGAAATCACCGTTCCCAATGCACTGGGGTACATTCTGGAATTTAGGAAAAATCTCTCAGAACCTTTACGCGGACTGAAGGAGTGGAAACCACAAGATCGTCCCCACATGGTGGGTTTAATTTATTACGCCTTCCGCACAATGATCGCCATTGGCTTTTTCTTCGCCGGATTAATGCTGTTAAGCACTTTGCAATGGCTACGCGGTAAGCTTTCACCAGAAAATATTTCTCAGCAACGCTGGCTGATGCGGGCTTGGATATTTGCCGCACCTCTAGGATACATCGCCGTCGATTCAGGCTGGATTGTGCGCTGCGTAGGACGACAGCCTTGGACATTATACGGGCAAATTCGCACCGTTGATGCTGCTTCTCATATACCTGCTAGCAATGTTTTAGTTTCACTAACCAGCTTTGCCACAGTCTACAGTCTTTTATTTATTGCTGCTTTGTACTTTGGTAGTCGGATTATTCGTAGAGGCCCAAATCTCGACTTACCAATCCCCGGATTAGAAATTACTAAACCCGCAGTGGAAACCACCCCTGGAGATTTTATACCAGATGAACGTCCGGCAGAAGCACAACAATAG